The following coding sequences lie in one Epinephelus moara isolate mb chromosome 17, YSFRI_EMoa_1.0, whole genome shotgun sequence genomic window:
- the men1 gene encoding menin yields the protein MGLHSAQKKHFPLRGIDGVVQLFDAELRKSEPDLALLSLVLGFVEHFLAVNRVIPMNVPGVRFEPLEPDCPNSCFPTVELGMISALYERFTAQIRGAVDLSQYRRTAAGSSRELVKKVSDVIWNSLSRSYFKDRAHIQSLFSLITGTKLDSSGVAFAVVAACQVLGLKDVHLALSEDHAWVIFSKNGEETAEVTWHGKGNEDRRGQTVTAGVSEKSWLYLKGSYMKCDRNMEVAFMICAINPSLDLHTDSSELLQLQQKLLWLLYDRGDLDRYPMAMGTLADLEDQDPIPGKENPLKIHLKAVSSAQKHYNNEHIYPYMYLAGFHYRHRDVREALKAWAEAAQVMQDYNYFREDEEIYKEFFDIANDVIPTLLKETAAAAESPAEGAEGGEGADKEQPKQAAALSALQDPECFAHLLRFYDGICKWEEGSPTPVLHVGWATYLVQSLSRFDAQVRQKVSIITKEPESQDDDDLSSDDPREGRRRGPRRESKLDEQSSPPAAAPTSPSTQPAAAAAAQPKKVGEGRRRSSQSLRGGDADAKPKSPSPDSSPSSQQQASPSPAGPVVTFQSEKMKGMKELLCAAKVNSSAIKLQLTAQSQVQMKRQKSTPAGDYSMSFMKRQRKSL from the exons ATGGGTTTACACTCAGCCCAGAAGAAGCACTTCCCCTTACGGGGGATCGACGGTGTGGTTCAGCTGTTCGACGCTGAGCTCCGCAAGTCTGAGCCAGACCTAGCCCTTCTCTCCCTGGTCCTGGGATTCGTTGAGCACTTCCTAGCTGTGAACCGGGTCATCCCCATGAATGTTCCTGGGGTGCGGTTTGAACCACTGGAGCCGGACTGTCCCAACTCCTGCTTCCCCACAGTGGAGCTGGGTATGATTTCTGCACTGTATGAACGCTTCACAGCCCAGATCCGCGGCGCGGTGGACCTGTCCCAGTACCGGAGGACTGCTGCAGGGTCCAGCAGGGAGCTGGTAAAGAAAGTCTCAGATGTGATCTGGAACAGTCTGAGCCGCTCTTACTTCAAGGACCGGGCCCATATCCAGTCCCTCTTCAGTCTCATCACTG GTACCAAACTGGACAGCTCAGGTGTGGCATTTGCAGTGGTGGCAGCCTGCCAGGTTCTAGGTCTAAAGGATGTCCACCTGGCACTGTCTGAGGACCACGCCTGGGTGATTTTCAGCAAAAATGGTGAAGAGACAGCTGAGGTCACGTGGCATGGAAAGGGTAATGAGGACCGACGAGGACAAACAGTCACAGCAGGAGTCAGTGAGAAG AGCTGGCTGTATCTGAAGGGCTCCTACATGAAATGTGAcagaaacatggaggtggccTTCATGATTTGTGCCATCAACCCTTCACTGGACCTGCACACTGACAGCTCTGAGCTCCTGCAGCTGCAACAG AAACTCCTGTGGCTGCTGTACGATCGAGGTGATCTGGACAG GTATCCTATGGCCATGGGCACCCTGGCAGACCTTGAAGATCAGGATCCAATCCCAGGCAAAGAGAACCCCTTGAAAATCCACCTCAAG gCTGTCAGTTCTGCTCAGAAGCACTACAACAACGAGCACATCTACCCCTACATGTACCTGGCTGGTTTCCATTACAGACACAGGGATGTGCGGGAGGCTCTCAAGGCCTGGGCTGAGGCAGCTCAGGTCATGCAGGA CTATAATTATTTCCGTGAGGACGAGGAGATCTACAAGGAGTTCTTTGACATTGCAAACGATGTTATCCCCACTCTGCTGAAggagacagctgctgctgcagagagtcCTGCGgagggagcagagggaggagaaggagctGACAAG GAGCAGCCCAAGCAGGCAGCTGCCCTCTCAGCACTCCAGGACCCAGAATGCTTTGCCCACCTGCTGCGTTTCTATGATGGTATCTGCAAATGGGAGGAGGGTAGTCCCACACCGGTCCTTCATGTGGGCTGGGCCACCTACTTGGTCCAGTCTCTGAGCCGCTTTGATGCTCAG GTGCGTCAGAAGGTGTCGATCATCACCAAAGAGCCAGAGTCCCAGGATGATGACGACCTGTCCAGTGATGACCCCCGGGAAGGCCGCAGACGAGGCCCCAGGAGAGAGTCCAAGCTTGATGAGcagagctctcctcctgctgctgctcccacCTCCCCATCCACCcagcctgcagcagctgcagcagcccagCCCAAGAAGGTGGGAGAGGGCCGCCGTCGCTCCTCCCAGAGCCTGCGAGGCGGAGACGCTGACGCTAAACCCAAGTCCCCTAGCCCGGATTCTTCTCCCTCATCTCAACAACAGGCATCCCCCTCTCCTGCCGGTCCTGTGGTTACCTTCCAGAGTGAGAAGATGAAGGGCATGAAGGAGCTGCTGTGTGCAGCCAAGGTGAACTCCAGCGCCATCAAGCTGCAGCTCACCGCCCAGTCACAGGTCCAGATGAAGAGGCAGAAGAGCACACCAGCCGGGGATTACTCCATGTCCTTCATGAAGCGCCAGCGCAAGTCACTCTAG